The following are from one region of the Fibrobacter sp. genome:
- the fmt gene encoding methionyl-tRNA formyltransferase: MKIVFMGTPEFAACFLKHLKESDFADVVGVVTQPDRPAGRGRVLTPPPVKSLALEYGLPVLQPVDLKAPEFEEELRAFGADLFVVVAYSILPKNILGVAKFGAVNVHGSMLPKYRGAAPVQRAIADGLPATGVTVFRLDEKMDHGPILAQRVIPIDHQDTTASLLEKMVAPGCEALDDAINQLITGTEKDLTQDHAQASGAPKLKKEEGLIDFSLSALTIHNRIRAFNPWPGGYGKLGGRMVYLRVTDVVGVGECKAPAGVGTLTVGAVAFKDKRFFVGTGEGLLEVIEIQAEGKKPMPVADFMRGIQNHEGLAFC; the protein is encoded by the coding sequence ATGAAAATTGTATTTATGGGTACGCCGGAATTTGCGGCTTGTTTCTTGAAGCACTTGAAAGAAAGTGACTTCGCTGATGTAGTTGGTGTTGTAACTCAGCCGGATCGCCCCGCTGGTCGTGGCCGCGTGCTGACTCCGCCGCCTGTGAAGAGCCTGGCTCTGGAATATGGCTTGCCGGTGCTGCAGCCTGTGGACTTGAAGGCCCCGGAATTTGAAGAAGAACTCCGCGCCTTTGGTGCAGATCTTTTTGTGGTGGTGGCTTACTCCATCTTGCCCAAGAACATTCTTGGTGTTGCCAAGTTTGGTGCCGTGAATGTTCACGGCAGTATGTTGCCGAAGTACCGCGGTGCCGCTCCTGTGCAACGCGCTATTGCCGACGGCCTGCCTGCTACTGGCGTTACCGTTTTCCGCCTGGACGAAAAGATGGACCACGGTCCTATTCTTGCCCAGCGCGTGATTCCCATCGACCATCAGGATACTACTGCAAGCCTGCTTGAAAAGATGGTGGCTCCCGGTTGTGAAGCTTTGGATGATGCCATCAACCAGCTGATTACCGGCACCGAAAAGGATTTGACCCAGGATCACGCCCAGGCATCTGGCGCTCCCAAGCTGAAGAAGGAAGAAGGTCTCATTGACTTTAGCCTGTCTGCTCTTACCATCCATAACCGCATCCGCGCCTTCAATCCGTGGCCCGGTGGATACGGCAAATTGGGTGGCCGCATGGTTTATCTCCGCGTTACCGATGTGGTGGGCGTAGGGGAATGCAAGGCTCCCGCAGGCGTTGGCACTCTCACCGTCGGTGCAGTCGCCTTCAAGGACAAGCGTTTCTTTGTGGGTACAGGTGAAGGTCTTCTGGAAGTGATTGAAATCCAGGCCGAAGGCAAGAAGCCTATGCCCGTAGCTGACTTTATGCGTGGCATCCAGAATCACGAGGGACTTGCATTTTGCTAA
- a CDS encoding nitroreductase family protein: MNFYSETYHESIKYASKAVADPIVLHWENQKIADRRYKGCDRIDVHEGEIPGYGFVSGDGIKPVGVYVILRGRSFPDGVYAFDGNSQSSLPGVVGQLVKIGGKDEMKKIAAAFPDKDFVLDTPILYIFTGILERAVWRYKESAYSQVQRDVGACVGSVLLHAKSKGGKSFALGGFVDDDVSVALKLGATEVPLAALAVFPEYCEVAYNSVDDGVGEAAYSNRSEMDVMTGVSMDLFANYDALARYPSRFMKQCHGECITDLSRCIRVRRLATQALPGDEFPLTPAKFSNESYFSRLAELGTANLKHVPFRKSSMDLDDFSSFMRWLELGQINLFGAGLLKIWLVTFDVMFVYPGVYRYVPVRKSIYMQSGQVMMKKFAKCHAAAEEADGAAFAVLLTADLKEACNLLGERAYRYLNLNAGYILQSLHLSGRVLNKTVRSPHFFFEDDLKKLCNIPEGESVISEILVGK, encoded by the coding sequence ATGAACTTCTATTCCGAAACATACCACGAGTCGATCAAGTACGCATCAAAGGCTGTTGCGGACCCCATTGTGCTTCATTGGGAAAATCAAAAAATCGCCGATAGACGTTATAAGGGCTGTGATCGGATCGATGTCCATGAAGGAGAAATTCCCGGTTATGGCTTTGTTTCGGGTGACGGAATAAAGCCCGTTGGCGTTTATGTGATTTTGCGTGGAAGAAGTTTTCCAGATGGCGTATATGCCTTTGATGGAAATTCGCAGTCGTCCCTGCCCGGAGTAGTGGGACAGTTGGTGAAAATCGGCGGCAAGGATGAAATGAAGAAGATTGCTGCCGCATTCCCCGATAAGGATTTTGTTCTGGATACTCCGATTCTATACATTTTTACAGGAATTCTGGAACGAGCTGTTTGGCGTTACAAGGAATCTGCCTATTCCCAGGTGCAGCGTGATGTTGGCGCCTGCGTGGGTAGTGTGCTTCTGCATGCAAAGTCGAAGGGCGGAAAGTCCTTTGCACTCGGTGGTTTCGTTGACGACGATGTTTCTGTAGCCTTGAAACTGGGAGCGACTGAAGTTCCCTTGGCAGCTCTGGCGGTTTTTCCAGAATATTGTGAAGTTGCCTATAATTCCGTAGATGATGGTGTAGGTGAAGCAGCTTATTCCAACCGCAGTGAAATGGATGTGATGACTGGTGTTTCCATGGATTTGTTTGCTAATTACGATGCGCTGGCTCGTTATCCGTCGCGCTTCATGAAACAATGCCATGGGGAGTGCATTACAGACCTGAGTCGCTGTATTCGAGTTAGGCGTTTGGCGACTCAGGCATTGCCCGGTGACGAATTCCCCCTGACTCCCGCCAAGTTTTCCAATGAATCCTATTTTAGCCGTTTGGCGGAATTGGGTACGGCAAATTTGAAGCATGTGCCCTTCAGAAAATCCAGCATGGATCTAGATGATTTTTCCAGTTTTATGCGCTGGCTGGAATTAGGACAAATTAATCTTTTTGGCGCAGGTCTTTTGAAAATCTGGTTGGTGACCTTTGACGTGATGTTCGTGTACCCTGGCGTGTACCGCTATGTGCCTGTGCGCAAGTCCATTTACATGCAGTCTGGCCAGGTGATGATGAAAAAGTTTGCCAAGTGCCATGCCGCCGCCGAAGAGGCTGATGGCGCCGCCTTTGCTGTGCTGCTCACCGCCGACCTGAAGGAAGCCTGCAACTTGCTGGGCGAACGAGCCTACCGCTACTTGAATTTGAATGCGGGATACATTCTGCAATCTCTGCACTTGTCTGGACGAGTGTTGAACAAGACCGTTCGCAGCCCTCATTTCTTTTTCGAGGACGACCTGAAAAAGCTCTGCAACATTCCCGAAGGGGAGTCTGTTATTTCCGAAATCCTTGTGGGGAAGTAG
- a CDS encoding RNA methyltransferase yields MLNEVKDQLKERRDAYRVLMQWVDEGAFIKDSGLSPFAMEIALGVCRRHLYLDYFIKTLTKKKPLLELQMIMEMGLFQMFFMSVPDYAAISTCANLAKLVGFGDGAVRLVNGVLNAAKKSGVPQMPPQRVRRISVENSVPEWLVRRWFDVYGADTAELLAKRTLERPVEWLRVNLKKTSAPKLAQKLGFENASILYDRYIQVPADAKLKAVLESDSFAKGEFSLQNPSAYEVVRLLDLKSDLRVWDACAAPGGKSALMAEMDPSLDIYASDVSANRLDKMKDLADRLGLMNIRTACVDVLNLDQASGLEQGTFFDRILLDVPCSNMGVIARRPEAIYRLSLESIKELAELQYRILEGAATRLKKTPDARLVYATCSPDPVETTQVIAKFLKAHPEFEKAGDAVLPGNMDSRFDGFFAQALVRKTL; encoded by the coding sequence TTGCTAAACGAAGTCAAGGATCAGCTTAAGGAACGTCGCGACGCCTATCGTGTCTTGATGCAGTGGGTAGACGAAGGTGCTTTCATCAAGGATAGCGGGCTTTCTCCCTTTGCTATGGAAATTGCATTGGGCGTCTGCCGCCGCCATCTTTATCTGGATTATTTCATCAAGACTCTGACCAAGAAGAAACCCCTTCTGGAACTCCAGATGATTATGGAAATGGGTCTCTTCCAGATGTTCTTTATGAGCGTTCCTGATTACGCCGCCATTAGTACCTGCGCAAATCTTGCAAAGCTGGTGGGCTTTGGTGATGGCGCCGTCCGCTTGGTCAACGGTGTACTGAATGCCGCCAAGAAATCGGGTGTCCCCCAGATGCCGCCCCAGCGTGTTCGTCGAATCTCTGTAGAGAACTCTGTGCCAGAATGGCTTGTACGCCGTTGGTTTGACGTGTATGGCGCCGATACCGCAGAACTGCTTGCCAAGCGAACCTTGGAACGGCCGGTGGAGTGGCTGCGTGTAAACCTGAAGAAAACTTCTGCGCCTAAACTTGCTCAAAAGCTGGGCTTTGAAAACGCCTCCATCTTGTACGATCGTTACATTCAGGTTCCCGCTGATGCAAAGCTGAAGGCTGTCCTAGAATCTGATTCCTTTGCAAAGGGCGAGTTCAGCCTGCAGAATCCTTCTGCCTACGAGGTGGTAAGACTGCTGGACTTAAAGTCCGACCTTCGCGTGTGGGATGCCTGTGCTGCGCCTGGAGGCAAGTCGGCCCTCATGGCTGAAATGGATCCCTCCCTGGATATTTACGCCAGCGATGTCTCTGCAAATCGCCTTGACAAGATGAAGGACTTGGCGGATCGTCTTGGACTGATGAATATTCGCACGGCATGTGTAGACGTACTGAACCTGGATCAGGCCTCGGGCCTCGAGCAGGGAACCTTCTTCGACCGCATTCTTCTTGATGTGCCCTGCAGCAATATGGGTGTCATAGCTCGTCGCCCGGAAGCGATTTACCGCTTGTCCCTGGAATCCATCAAGGAACTGGCAGAACTTCAGTACAGGATTTTGGAAGGTGCTGCAACCCGTTTGAAGAAAACGCCGGATGCCCGCCTGGTTTATGCAACCTGTAGTCCGGATCCTGTGGAAACTACGCAGGTCATTGCAAAGTTCCTGAAGGCCCATCCGGAATTTGAAAAGGCTGGCGATGCCGTTCTCCCTGGCAACATGGATTCCCGTTTTGATGGATTCTTTGCACAGGCTCTAGTGAGAAAGACGTTATGA
- a CDS encoding LrgB family protein, which produces MNTIINSPLFGIFLTLAAFEVGVALNKKFKYSILNPLLIGLILIVGFLMITGISYDSYKVGGDYISMMLGPATVVLAVPLYRQLGNLKKHWLPILAGIAVGSLTSICCVVATSKLVGLSETLMLSLVPKSITIPMGSVVSEQIGGIPSITIISIVITGITGAVTASVVCKFFRIKHKVAQGIAIGTASHALGTTRAMEIGETQGAMSSLAIGIAGIFTAVVAPILLQAIA; this is translated from the coding sequence ATGAACACCATCATCAACTCGCCCCTGTTCGGAATTTTTCTGACCTTGGCCGCCTTCGAAGTGGGCGTGGCTCTGAACAAGAAATTCAAGTACTCTATCTTGAACCCGCTGCTCATCGGCCTCATTCTCATTGTGGGATTCCTGATGATTACGGGAATCAGCTACGACAGCTACAAGGTAGGCGGCGACTACATTTCCATGATGCTTGGCCCCGCCACCGTGGTTTTGGCAGTTCCCTTGTACAGGCAGCTGGGCAACCTCAAAAAGCACTGGCTCCCGATTTTGGCAGGCATCGCCGTCGGTAGCCTCACCTCCATTTGTTGTGTGGTGGCAACCTCTAAATTGGTAGGTCTTAGCGAAACCTTGATGCTTTCCTTGGTTCCAAAGTCCATCACCATTCCCATGGGCTCTGTAGTTTCCGAACAGATTGGCGGCATTCCCAGCATTACCATTATTTCCATCGTGATTACAGGAATTACCGGCGCCGTCACCGCCTCTGTGGTTTGCAAGTTCTTCCGCATTAAGCACAAGGTTGCCCAAGGTATCGCCATCGGTACCGCGAGCCACGCCCTAGGCACCACTCGCGCCATGGAAATCGGAGAAACCCAAGGCGCCATGAGTTCCCTGGCCATCGGCATCGCCGGCATCTTTACCGCCGTGGTGGCACCGATTCTATTGCAAGCGATTGCATAA
- a CDS encoding CidA/LrgA family protein codes for MRIPLQIAVIFVICLAGEFLNRVVGIPIPGNILGMVLLLILLCTKILKPEQVSGVSSFFLNHLALFFLPPSIAIMTVGDDILSQWPTLLLLCIVLTLISLAATGLTTQFLIGRQEKRLNIEQLEDEEMKQATRGKK; via the coding sequence ATGAGAATACCTCTTCAAATTGCCGTAATTTTCGTCATTTGCCTGGCAGGCGAATTTCTGAACCGAGTGGTTGGCATTCCTATTCCGGGTAACATTCTCGGCATGGTTCTGCTCCTTATATTACTTTGTACTAAAATTCTTAAACCGGAACAGGTTTCCGGCGTTTCCAGTTTCTTCTTGAACCATCTGGCACTTTTCTTCTTGCCGCCAAGCATCGCCATTATGACCGTTGGCGACGACATTCTCAGCCAGTGGCCCACCCTACTCCTTCTTTGCATTGTGCTGACGCTCATCAGCTTGGCAGCCACCGGCCTTACCACGCAGTTTCTCATTGGCCGTCAAGAAAAGCGTCTGAACATCGAACAACTTGAAGATGAAGAGATGAAGCAAGCCACTAGGGGGAAGAAATGA